Genomic window (Equus asinus isolate D_3611 breed Donkey chromosome 13, EquAss-T2T_v2, whole genome shotgun sequence):
TTGTGCCGGAGGAGCACAGCTGGTGTACACAGCCGGCTCCGCAGATACCCCACTCCTCAGTGAGTTGCGGCTTAACTTCCTTCTAGCAGGTGCAGAGTGCAGACCCCTCAGTTTGGAGGGGAAGGCGGAGCCCCAACTGGTGTTTTTCCAGGAAGCGCTCCTGGAGTgcagaggaaaggggagaggggaaggccGGCAATGGGCGTTTCATTCATtgctcctctttcccctcctccccgctTCCCTCCGCCTAGactttctctccccttttcccagCGCGAGTTTGACGTCGGTCTCCTGGATACCAGACAGCCAATCGCCTGATTGCTAAGGGAGAAGCGTAGCCAATCAGGCGTCGTTGCTACCTGTCAGTAATATTTTTAGCCGAGAGGGACGCTTGGTTCCACTCCCAGGGTAACTTCGTGTATTTCTCTGCTGCAGGTTGTGAAAAGGGGCGCTCACCCACACCCTTGAGTCCCTCTCTTTCCCGGGCTCCCTGCTTACCCACCCATATTTCAACCATCAATtatcttaaatgcacattacaGGAAGGCACCGTGTTTATTATGTGTATTTATGTTAAAGTAGGCACTTGAAATACACGCATGCATAGGTATACTTAGATACGTACGCAATTTGGCACGGAGATCTGGGTTGGGGCATTTGGAATAAAATGTGATTCTCCTTACGGTCTCAAGCCACCCCCACGTCCGAGTTGCTGCTAGGTCGCACGGGGAGGTCTGATGTGCGATACGGAGGCAGTTAAACTGTCACCTGGGCGGGAGGTGTGGCCAGGtgatctctctcttccccacccccagcctggcgCCGAAGCTTTGGGTTCTGCAGTTGCCACTCTCTGGGTGGCAGTTGGCCTAGGCCCCTGAGGTGATTAATATTCAATTAATCGGGTGCACGAGTGCCTGTCACAGCTTGCCCTTTCTCTAGGCTCTCCCGGGTGCACTGGAGGCCGACTTGGTAGCTCGTCCACGAGTGGGATTCACCTCGGCCACAGTCCCACTCGGGTGGGGCATTTTTCGTaaactctctcctccctctcgaGGCCTTGGGCTCTCCTCCCCTGCCGCTTTGCCACCTGCTtcgctcccctccccccttctctccagctctctccGCCTGGACAGAGCGTCAGccaccccaccccatctctgTCGCCCTCACTGACACGTCTCTCCCCCAATCCCTTTCCAAGTTTTCTCTTAATCCCGCCCACAGTGGCTCCAGGCGTCGACTCATTGGCCATCCTGGAGCCAGGGGGCGTGGCCTTTCCcgccccggcccccccccccccccccccccccccgcagccGGTCCGGACGTGGGCAGGCGGGACTCGGCCAATGGCGtcggggggcagggcaggggcggaGCCGGCCGGCGAGGGCCGGGCGCGGGCTGGGCGGGAGGGGAATGGTTACGCCACCCGCAGCTGTGTGACGCGGGGCGGGCGCGCGCGCACCCCGACGGGCGGGGAGGAGGCTATAAAACGAGAGGCGGGGCGCGCGCCGCGGCAGAAGGAGCGAAGCTCTGGCCCGGCGCGGAGTGGGCGCTTTACGGGGACGCTGGGCCGGGCTCCGGGCTGTGTGGAGAAGTGAGCGCGCTTGCCTGCCCCCGTCCCCGCCACCCCGAGCCAGAAGGGCCGAGGCCCCGTCCTCCACGGCCCCGCCCGGCCGCGTCGCGCACTCGGGCCGCTCGCCGCTGCCGACTCTCGTGCCCCCGCCCTGCCGCCCCCTCGCCCCCGCCCAGCGGCCGGGTCTGTGGCGGACGCAGCCCCGAAGCAGCCCGTAAGTATCaaggggcggcgggcgggcgcggtccggaggaggaggggctgcagcGGCGGCGAGCCCCGGGCCCTCCGCGCTCCTCCGGGGCTCctcggggcggcggcggcggcgcggaggggAGCGGCGCCGGGGGCCGCCCGGGAGCCGGAGGCGGGGCGGGCCGGCGCGGCGGCTCGGCCCGGGCCGGGGCGCGTGACCGGGGAAGGGCGGCCCGGGCCGAGCCGACGGGCATCGGGGGTTGGGGCGCCCGGGAGGAGCGGCGAGCTCGAGGGGATCGCTGGGGTGCGCGGGGCCGACAATGGTGCCGGGGAACCGGTGCTCTTCGGGCTCTGGCCGGGTCCCAGGAGCCGCGGGCGGGGGGCGGGAGCGGCAGGTCGGGTTAcggcggggggaggggagcggggcCCGGGGCGGCCGGCGCCCCGACCTGCGGTGCCCGGCCCGGGGGGCTTGCTCTTGCATTGCTCGTGGCCGCCGctgccgcctcctcctccccccccgccccccgccgcccccctcCTCTTGCCGGGGCCGCTGTAGCGCTGGCGCTCCGAGAGCTGTGAGCAGAAATCTAATGAGCTCCAACTGGCTGTTTATGTAATTCTTCCCACTCCTGTCTTAAGGCGTTGCTTTAAACTACCTTCCGCCGAGCCTGGATTTCGCTCCGTTGCACCTCCAAGCAATTTGGCTTAATCAGCAGCTGCCTTTGCCGGCGCTCGGGCTGTTGGCTTGCAAAGTGTTTGTAGTTTGGGGGCTGCCaagggatttttttctccccctttgtCACCACGAATATGGAAAATGGAACAGACGGATTCATACCAACTTGATTTTCAAATGTCCTTTTAAATCAATCTCAGGGTACAAAGAGATCccctttgcaaatatcttctgttTGCCCTTGATCTTTTCTTATCCCCACCCAGTGCTGATCCAGCAAACGTTTAAAGGTCGAGCTTATCGTCCATGCCTCTCGGGCTGTTCTCTTATCGTGACGGAGGGAGGTGGTTTTGAAAATCAGAATAAAACTCAGAACCCTGCCCCTTAAGCAGAATAATCAATAGAGTTTTGaaattgattgtttcttttgttgtcctTACTGCCGAAGAGGTATTTTCAGATTTCGAAAAATACACGTTGAAAAGAAAACGCACAGAGAAGCTCGCTTATTACATTGTATGCCCTTCGTATATCGAAGACCGCGACTGTGTAGGATAATTTGGTTCATAATTATCGTTCACTAGGATGGCAAGTCATTTAGTACCTTTAATTTTAGCATCATCgactttggaaattaaaataattttcttctcagaTTTCTAAGTGTTTAATGGTAAAGCAGATTGAAGCAGTATATATCCAAAATGAACTGAAATATAGAATTCACTTCTAAACCGGTGAATACGAACATGACCAACTTCTAAAACTGGCATGTATATGTGTGGAGGTGGGTGGATGGGTATGCTGAATATAGTTTCCAGTAAATGTTCCTGTGAGAATTGAGGGAAGACAAAGAAGGCATACACTACATATTCTAGAGATATTTTTCCTCTTAGAGAACTCTattcagaaacagaaagcaaataataGGGTGACAAAAATACTGTTTTAACTCTAAATCCTAAGTTTTCCCATGAGATTTTGAACTTCAATAAACAGTTTTCTATCGTATGTTCCCTTATTTTGTGCTGATTATATTTTTCAGACTTTCTAGCTTGTTGGACTTTTTCAAAAGTTCAATTACTCGGGGGGGTAGAAAAAGGTTGTGGGGCTTAACATTTATCTTACTTGGatgtgtttgcttttgtttgtttgttcttctttaagGAACAAGATCACTCAAGGTGAAGATAATCTACTAATACCAGCACTTTGAATGAAAATTTGTTTCTCTGCCACAAACTGAAcactcttttttttgtgttgggGAATTGAAACACAAATTAACTTTGTGGCATAGCAGCTATGCAGCTTGAAATCCAAGTAGcactaaattttattatttcatatttgtacAATAAGCTTCCCAGGAGACGTGTCAACATTTTTGGTGAAGAGCTTGAAAGACTTCTTAAGAAGAAATATGAAGGGCACTGGTATCCTGAAAAGCCATACAAAGGATCAGGGTTTAGATGTATCCACATAGGGGAGAAAGTGGACCCAGTGATTGAACAAGCATCCAAAGAGAGTGGTTTGGACATTGATGATGTTCGTGGCAATCTGCCGCAGGATCTTAGTGTTTGGATCGACCCGTTTGAGGTTTCCTACCAGATTGGTGAAAAGGGACCAGTGAAGGTGCTTTATGTGgatgataataatgaaaatggATGTGAGTTGGATAAGGAGATCAAAAACAGCTTTAACCCAGAGGCCCAGGTTTTTATGCCCATAAGTGATCCAGCCTCCTCAGTGTCCAGCTCTCCATCACCTCCCTTTGGTCACTCTGCTGCTGTAAGCCCTACTTTCATGCCCCGGTCCACTCAGCCTTTAACCTTTACCACTGCCACTTTTGCTGCCACCAAGTTCGGCTCTACCAAAATGAAGAATAGTGGCCGCAGCAACAAGGTTGCTCGTACTTCTCCTATCAACCTCGGCTTGAATGTGAATGACCTCTTGAAGCAGAAAGCCATCTCGTCCTCAATGCACTCTCTGTACGGGCTTGGCCTGGGGAGCCAGCAGCAGCCACAACAGCAGCAGCCATcccagccgccgccgccaccaccaccaccacagcagcagcagcaacagcagaaaACCTCTGCTCTTTCTCCTAATGCcaaggaatttatttttcctaatatgCAGGGTCAAGGTAGCGGTACCAATGGAATGTTCCCAGGTGACAGCCCCCTTAACCTCAGCCCTCTCCAGTACAGTAATGCCTTTGATGTGTTTGCGGCCTATGGAGGCCTCAACGAGAAGTCTTTTGTAGATGGCTTGAATTTTAGCTTGAATAACATGCAGTATTCTAACCAGCAATTCCAGCCTGTCATGgctaactaaaaaaagaaaaaaaagtctcgTACAAGTTAAAATGCTCGGGCCCaagggggatttttttttcacctccttgagattttttttttttttttttaagcttataGTAAGGATACATTCAAGCTtggttacaaaaataaaacatgcatCATTTTTCATTTGCCAACCAAGCACAAAGTTATTTTATACTGactgtatattttaaagtatactcTCAGATATGGCCTCTTACAGTATTTAAGATATAGCAAAGAcatggctgatttttttttataaaaaattggCACTAATAAGTGGGTTTATTGGTCTTTTCTAATTGTATAATTTAATTTAGTACAAAGTTTGTAAAATATCAgaggatatatatatattgtttctACGACATGGTATTgcatttatatctttttactaCAGTGATCTGTGACAGCAGCAGCttcatgttgtattttttttactgaaattgTAAAATATCCATCTTAAAGACATCAACTATTCTAAAAATTGTGTACAGGATATTCCTTTAGTGGTGGAATTAAAATGTACGaatatttgctttttcaaaaaaaaatgtattttctgttAAAGGTTTAAAGATTTTTGCTATATATTATGGAAGAAAATGTAATcgtaaatattaattttgtaccTATATTGTGCAATACTTGAAAAAACGGTATAAAAGTATTTTGAGTCAGTGTCTTACATGTTAAGAGGGACTGAAATAGTTTATATTAAGTTtgtattaaaattctttaaaattaaaaacgcTTATTCTGgtctttatttttaacctttgcCAAAGCCCTGCCTCTGGAGTTACGATGTTGTAAATGCTTATGATGCAGAAAGGTCTGACTCAGTGAATTACAGAGGAATAATGAATGTAAAGCAGTTGCTCTCCTACCGCGCCACGTAGTAGATTGCTGCGTGCACAGTTGTCCCTGTCAAAGCTCCGTGACCTGACCAACGCCTGGGACAGCTTTATTTCCTTCAGCAACTCTCTTCAGTCCACATCTGTCTCCCCATGCTAGGGATGGTATGCCAAGGCCAGGCAACCTTATTTTATAGCAAGTTTTGAAATGTGGTATCATGCTGACATCtaagataataaaaagaaattctctcATCTAACCAGAGAGGatttatttgaaatgtatatGGAGAGAGGCCATTGGGTCAGTTTTCGGTTTTTGCATGGAGATGAATAGCAAAACTTGCTTGGACAATGCAGCTGACTTAACTGTTTAAAAAGATTTCTGTTTACTAATCCTTACCCTTAGAGTTCAGTCATTGGAGCTGGAGAATTTACGATCAAAATCTATTCAAGATTGGACAGGTTGCTGAACAttagtatttgtgtgtgttttccccaCAAAAAAGTTTACATTCTgagtttttttggcttttttttttttttttttttttttgtgcaagTGCATAGCCAAACTGCTGGTTTGGGAGGTTCAAAGGTTAGTCATCCATAATGTGTCAAATTGTAGTGGCTTAAGGATGGAGTTTTTTAAAAACCGATGAGTTGGCAGAGAGAGAcactatttttaaagtaaagtgaTGAGTCATTTCACTGTTCAAATGTCCATTGATACAGTGTTGACAGTATTGGTGAGAAAATTgtcttggaagaaaaaaataactctttACTTTTATAGTAAGAAACCAGCACTGTACGGGTTACTAGGGAAATAAATTTGGTCTCATGGGTTTTTTGGACACCAGTCTACAAAAGCCTTTTGTTTGTTAACCATGCAGTTTAGAGCAATAAAAAGTTGTAAGGAAACAAGCCCTGGAAATAACACAGCGAAGCTGTTGGTCAGCTCCATGGTGAAGCCTTTGTCCTGCAGTGGACAGAATGAGGCTACGAAGAAGTATTGGGGTAGTGAGTGGAGCTGGCAGAGATCTGTCTGCCAGCACGATCAATTATGTGCTTTTGTGATCATGAAGTTGAATAGCTGTAAGAGAACAACCCAAGTAATGGTTTTAAGCACTAGATTCTGGTAGAGACTTCTGGGTGGTTATCACAGGCTTAACTTGGAAGAAAActgcatttttataaatgaaaggcTCAAGTTAGCATACTTTTTCTGAAAATCAGAATAGGGCAGCTGGCCAGCACATACACAATAGAATTTGTAACAATCTAGAAGACTAATACATATGTTCAGATTTTAAATAATTGAGGTTAGTGTAAGTATGAGTATCTTTCAGATCTTAGGGATGTGTGTACGGACAAAAAATCTTAGGGAAATTTCATATTAGTACATATGCTGGTTTGTtgcttgaaaaatattaaattttatcttgACTGGCTTCGAGAAAATTAGTCTGAGTTTGGTGTCCTTGAGGACTTTATGATTTGTTTTCAAGGAAATGAACAAAGGCTCTGTTTTCAAGCCCTTTTTGCTCATTAGGAatggaactttttttaaaaggtgcTTTTGTCTAGCATACCTTAGAAAAGCTTCTATCTTAGTCCCAAATGTTTTTCTCCCCACTGTGCCCATCACACTTGACCTTCTGTGTGGAGACTgttttggttgacagttttttggAGTTGTTTTCctgtgagaaagattgaccctgagctaacatctgtgccagtcttcctctattttatgtgggatgccgccacagcatggcttgacgtgTGGTGCCAGGCctatgccagggatccaaacctgcaaacccaaggctgctgaagcagagcacacgaacttaaccactgtggctGGCCCTGGATTGACAGTTTGATGAGGTAATTATCTTAATAGGTTGTTCCCCTCATTTTGACTTCTCTAGCTCTAGATACTCCAGCAGTCTTTGCATGGCCGGATCCTGGTGTTTGAAACACTGCCTTGCGGATTGCGTAGCTCTGTGTCGGGTGAAGAAGATAGTAGCGCTCTTGGTTAGAGTGTTCCTTtactgcccatcttctctaaaatcGGGTGTAATGTTAATCTTTGAATAGCTTTAACCTATATTACATGGCAAATGTCGGCCTCAGTCAAAATGCCTCCGTAAACATCACGATAATCTTTGTTTACTGTGATTAGCTTCTTAGCTTTTGAAGGCGAAACTAAAGGTGCCCTGAGTTTCAAATGTTTTCCTAATGTGTGTGGGTGTTGATTTCATTCTCATAAAGTGAAGTCTCTCTTTGCTCTTTTGTTAGTGAAGTGAGATGCTGGTCGAGACCTTCCTCCACACCCCTCCCTACACAAACAGACAAGAGCTGAGGCTGGTCCACCAACTGTAGATCTGCACTTGACTAGAATGCCTGCTCCTGTCAGACGCAGGGTAACAGCTCTAGTGCAAGATCAGAGGAGAGGAAATTAGCCTTATTAGAAGACAAGTGCCACTGCTGAATAAAACCCGTTATACTGTTTAGCACGCCAATCAGTTGATGCTTAATCGGTTTGGCCCAGGAGCCTGCTTGAGATCAGAgttcttcagtttttctgttataTTAGGAAGATATCTTAATGTTTAAAAGGACCTAAGACCAATATCTGTGTGCATACAATTGGAAAATTAGTACAACACTTGTgttgaagccttttttt
Coding sequences:
- the TOB1 gene encoding protein Tob1, with the translated sequence MQLEIQVALNFIISYLYNKLPRRRVNIFGEELERLLKKKYEGHWYPEKPYKGSGFRCIHIGEKVDPVIEQASKESGLDIDDVRGNLPQDLSVWIDPFEVSYQIGEKGPVKVLYVDDNNENGCELDKEIKNSFNPEAQVFMPISDPASSVSSSPSPPFGHSAAVSPTFMPRSTQPLTFTTATFAATKFGSTKMKNSGRSNKVARTSPINLGLNVNDLLKQKAISSSMHSLYGLGLGSQQQPQQQQPSQPPPPPPPPQQQQQQQKTSALSPNAKEFIFPNMQGQGSGTNGMFPGDSPLNLSPLQYSNAFDVFAAYGGLNEKSFVDGLNFSLNNMQYSNQQFQPVMAN